In Kogia breviceps isolate mKogBre1 chromosome 7, mKogBre1 haplotype 1, whole genome shotgun sequence, a single window of DNA contains:
- the FREY1 gene encoding protein Frey 1 isoform X2, protein MVLAVPGAPYPRAAPNRLILNLILLAALLRPQLLRPQPSVLEEFSAPLELSEPLSGPVDDYGVRPKHPGPRGPRPLLSRAQQRKRDGPDVAEYSYDAHL, encoded by the exons ATGGTGCTCGCCGTGCCGGGGGCTCCGTACCCCAGGGCTGCGCCGAACCGCCTCATCCTCAACCTCATCCTGCTGGCTGCGCTCCTCCGCCCCCAGCTGCTAAG GCCTCAGCCATCTGTTCTGGAGGAATTTTCAGCCCCCCTGGAACTCTCGGAGCCACTTTCTGGCCCGGTGGACG aCTACGGGGTGCGACCCAAGCACCCGGGGCCGCGAGGGCCTCGACCCCTTCTCTCCCGGGCCCAGCAGCGCAAGCGGGATGGGCCGGACGTGGCCGAGTATTCCTACGATGCACACCTGTGA
- the MAPK8IP1 gene encoding C-Jun-amino-terminal kinase-interacting protein 1: MAERESGGLGGGAASPPAASPFLGLHIASPPNFRLTHDISLEEFEDEDLSEITDECGISLQCKDTLSLRPPRAGLLSGGGGSGGGGGGGSRLQAEMLQMDLIDAAGDTPGAEDDEEEDEEERAARRPGADPPEAEPHQETAPRGQGQGPGPGGGDTYRPKRPTTLNLFPQVPRSQDTLNNNSLGKKHSWQDRVSRSSSPLKTGEQTPPHEHICLSDELPPPSSPAPTKDRGTSTDSPCRRSAATQMAPPGGPPAAPPAGRGHSHRDRIHYQADVRLEATEEIYLTPVQRPPDPAEPNSAFLPPAESRMSVSSDPDPAAYPATAGRPHPSISEEDEGFDCLSSPERAEPPAGGWRGSLGEPPPPPRASLSSDTSALSYDSVKYTLVVDEHAQLELVSLRPCFGDYSDESDSATVYDNCASASSPYESAIGEEYEEAPRPRPPACLSEDSTPDEPDVHFSKKFLNVFMSGRSRSSSAESFGLFSCVINGEEQEQTHRAIFRFVPRHEDELELEVDDPLLVELQAEDYWYEAYNMRTGARGVFPAYYAIEVTKEPEHMAALTKNSDWVDQFRVKFLGSVQVPYHKGNDVLCAAMQKIATTRRLTVHFNPPSSCVLEISVRGVKIGVKADDSQEAKGNKCSHFFQLKNISFCGYHPKNNKYFGFITKHPADHRFACHVFVSEDSTKALAESVGRAFQQFYKQFVEYTCPTEDIYLE, encoded by the exons ATGGCGGAGCGAGAGAGCGGCGGCCTGGGCGGGGGGGCCGCGTCCCCGCCTGCCGCCTCCCCGTTCCTGGGGCTGCACATCGCGTCGCCGCCCAATTTCAG GCTCACCCATGACATCAGCCTGGAGGAGTTTGAGGATGAAGACCTCTCCGAGATCACCGATGAGTGCGGCATCAGCCTGCAGTGCAAAGACACCCTGTCCTTACGG CCCCCACGCGCCGGGCTGCTGTCTgggggcggcggcagcggcggcggcggcgggggggggagCCGGCTGCAGGCTGAGATGCTGCAGATGGACCTGATCGACGCGGCGGGGGACACTCCCGGCGCTGAGGACGACgaagaggaggacgaggaggagcgTGCGGCGCGGCGGCCGGGAGCGGACCCGCCTGAGGCGGAGCCCCACCAGGAGACGGCGCCCCGCGGCCAGGGTcagggcccgggcccgggcggcgGGGACACGTACCGGCCCAAGCGGCCCACCACGCTCAACCTCTTCCCGCAGGTGCCGCGGTCTCAG GACACGCTGAATAATAATTCCCTGGGCAAGAAGCACAGTTGGCAGGATCGGGTGTCGAGATCATCCTCACCGCTGAAGACAG GGGAGCAGACACCTCCACATGAGCACATCTGCCTGAGCGATGAGCTGCCGCCCCCAAGCAGCCCCGCCCCCACCAAGGATCGAGGCACCTCCACCGACAGCCCTTGCCGCCGAAGCGCTGCCACCCAGATGGCACCTCCCGGTGGCCCCCCTGCTGCCCCACCAGCTGGCCGGGGCCATTCGCATCGAGACCGCATCCACTACCAGGCGGACGTGCGGCTGGAGGCCACCGAGGAGATCTACCTGACACCGGTGCAGAGGCCCCCAGACCCCGCAGAGCCCAACTCCGCCTTCCTGCCGCCAGCCGAGAGCCGGATGTCGGTCAGCTCCGACCCAGACCCTGCCGCTTACCCGGCAACTGCAGGGCGGCCACACCCCTCCATCAGCGAGGAGGACGAGGGCTTCGACTGCCTGTCGTCCCCGGAGCGGGCCGAGCCCCCAGCTGGAGGATGGCGGGGGAGCCTGGGcgagccgccgccgcctccccggGCCTCGCTGAGCTCGGACACCAGCGCCCTGTCCTACGACTCGGTCAAGTATACGCTGGTGGTGGATGAGCACGCGCAGCTGGAGCTGGTGAGCCTGCGGCCGTGCTTCGGCGACTACAGCGACGAGAGCGACTCGGCCACCGTCTACGACAACTGCGCCTCTGCCTCCTCCCCCTACGAGTCGGCCATTGGGGAGGAGTACGAGGAGGCCCCCCGGCCTCGGCCGCCCGCCTGCCTCTCTGAGGACTCCACGCCCGATGAACCCGACGTGCACTTCTCCAAGAAGTTCCTGAACGTCTTCATGAGCGGCCGCTCTCGCTCCTCCA GTGCAGAGTCCTTCGGGCTCTTCTCCTGCGTCATCAACGGGGAGGAGCAGGAACAGACCCACCGGGCCATATTCAG GTTTGTGCCTCGACATGAAGACGAACTTGAGCTGGAAGTGGATGACCCCCTGCTGGTGGAACTGCAGGCCGAGGACTACTGGTACGAGGCCTACAACATGCGCACGGGTGCCCGGGGCGTCTTTCCCGCCTACTACGCCATCGAGGTCACCAAGGAGCCTGAACATATGGCAG CCCTGACCAAAAACAGCGACTGGGTGGACCAGTTCCGGGTGAAGTTCCTGGGCTCAGTCCAGGTTCCCTATCACAAGGGCAATGACGTCCTTTGTGCCGCTATGCAAAAG ATTGCCACCACCCGCCGGCTCACCGTGCACTTTAACCCGCCCTCCAGCTGCGTCCTAGAGATCAGCGTGCGGGGCGTGAAGATAGGCGTCAAGGCTGACGACTCCCAGGAGGCCAAG GGGAATAAATGTAGCCACTTTTTCCAGTTAAAAAACATCTCCTTCTGCGGATACCATCCAAAGAACAACAA GTATTTTGGGTTCATCACCAAGCACCCTGCCGACCACCGGTTTGCCTGCCACGTCTTTGTGTCTGAAGACTCCACCAAAGCCCTGGCAGAATCCGTGGG GAGAGCGTTCCAGCAGTTCTACAAGCAGTTCGTGGAGTACACCTGCCCCACAGAAGACATCTACCTGGAGTAG
- the FREY1 gene encoding protein Frey 1 isoform X1 translates to MVLAVPGAPYPRAAPNRLILNLILLAALLRPQLLRPQPSVLEEFSAPLELSEPLSGPVDGNISSFPYPFPSSAPSPPWWGRDALGEGTQVQPEGLLSQRASAWRRLQWTQNRFSLPLTPSSLSLDYGVRPKHPGPRGPRPLLSRAQQRKRDGPDVAEYSYDAHL, encoded by the exons ATGGTGCTCGCCGTGCCGGGGGCTCCGTACCCCAGGGCTGCGCCGAACCGCCTCATCCTCAACCTCATCCTGCTGGCTGCGCTCCTCCGCCCCCAGCTGCTAAG GCCTCAGCCATCTGTTCTGGAGGAATTTTCAGCCCCCCTGGAACTCTCGGAGCCACTTTCTGGCCCGGTGGACGGTAATATCTCCTCCTTCCCctaccccttcccctcctctgcccccagccctccctggTGGGGGAGAGATGCCCTAGGAGAGGGCACCCAGGTCCAGCCTGAGGGCCTCTTGTCCCAAAGGGCGTCTGCCTGGAGACGTCTTCAGTGGACGCAAAACAGGTTCTCCCTCCCACTCacaccctcttctctctccttagaCTACGGGGTGCGACCCAAGCACCCGGGGCCGCGAGGGCCTCGACCCCTTCTCTCCCGGGCCCAGCAGCGCAAGCGGGATGGGCCGGACGTGGCCGAGTATTCCTACGATGCACACCTGTGA